A segment of the Nymphaea colorata isolate Beijing-Zhang1983 unplaced genomic scaffold, ASM883128v2 scaffold0319, whole genome shotgun sequence genome:
TGAAAGTATGCTATCTTTAAATTAGGCTGAGAACTTCATACTCGACGAGCGATACTGTCTGAAATTGATCGATTTTGGAGCTGCAGAGCAATTTTTGAGTGAAGGCGAAAATGAGGAGGAGCGGGGTATATAGGGACCAAGTACTATATCTCTCCATAAATGATCGACCGTAGTCGACACTCCTGTGGGCGTTAGCACTACTCGAAATCGACGTGTGGTCACTAGGTAGACTTTCCTCATGCAGGAGTTCTGATATACTTCGTCTTCACTCGCCGATACCCCTTCGCGGGAGTCAATACTTACTGCATCCTCGAAAGCATCAAGAACCGAGAGCCTGATCTCACCTACCTCTCTAATCCTCATCTTCGCCACCTCCTCGGACTCATGCTCAAAAAGAATCCAGCTGAAAGAATCGGTATTAGGGAAATAAACAATACCCCTATTTTGCAGATGTTGACTTCGCAAATGTCTTCACTCGAGAGTCTCCTTATGGTAAGCTGATCCAGGAACAAAAAGAAGAGCCTTATTCCGTGAAGAGATAGTGTTCGGATAAATGGACAGCGAAAAGAAGGGTGGTAGCTCTCACTCGGAAGCCTGGTCAAATGGCATGCCCAAAAAGGAGCCAATCATCGCTCGCATGACCAGTCTGTCGAATATAGACATCAAAAAGAACATATCAGAGAACACCGAAATCCTCAGCGTAAGCAAAATTGATTCATCGGTGAGCTTGGATCTTCCCCAGGGCCAAAAAAACTATCTCTCCATCAGCAAGGTGGGCCTAGTATCCCAGCCTAAACTGCTGGAGATCTTGCCGTCCACAACTCTATCCGTTAGTAAATCCGTTGCCGGCTTAGTGGAAGGAATCGATGATACTGTCTACGAGGATTACCCTCAGTCGGTAGAGTTGAAATTTGACACTGAGGAGGCACTGGATGTTTCGTTAGCAGCTTCCAGCGCATTCAAGAAGGAAATTCATGATTTCATACTTTCACACTTTGTTAAGTAGATTTTATCATGATCAAAAAGGTTACAACAGTCATAGTACTGCTGGCGCTCGCCACGGTTTATCCTTCATTAGCAAGAACAGAGTGATGAGTACACCCAATGGAAGGGCCGCTTTGGAGTCTCATTCACTTCCACTGAAGATAGCTATCGCAGACacatcttcttctccaacttgtaGAAGATAACAGCTCACAACAATGACCCTTCTCAAACCTACAAAATGGGCCTCAACCAATTCTCCGCCCTCTCTGACGCATAATTTGCTGCCACATATCTCCGCAGTTATGAGGCTCGTCAGTCGCCTGGAGAAGGAGTAATAGTAGAGTAGCTGGAGCCAGTTAATGGAGAAATTGACTGGACTGAGCGCGGAGAAGTTTCGCCTGTGAAAAATCAAGGAAGTTGCGGGTCTTGCTGGGCATTCAGCGCAGTTGCAGTCTTAGAATCATGGGCCTACGCAAAAGCCAAAAAGTGGATCTATCTGAGCAGCAGCTGGTCGACTGCAGCCATCTATATGGCAACTTAGGTTGTGATGGCGGATTCAACGTGCAAGGACTCGCCTACGTTCGTGATCACGGCATCACTGATACTGCCAGCTACCCCTACGTCGCCAAGAACGGCCAGTGCAAGGTCCATGGCGGAAGCTTCAAAATCAGCAACATTCATTCAGTTGTGGGCTGCAAGAATCTTGAAGCTGCTATCTTGGAAAGGCCCGTCGGTGTGGAGTCGATGCTGCCAACTGGAGCCGTTACGCATCTGGTATCTTCAGCAACTGTGGCAAGCATCTCGACCATAACGTCTTGCTGGTAGGCATCTCGAGCACTTACTACAAGATCAAGAACTCGTGGAGCACCTCTTGGGGAGAAAAGGGATTCATTCGGCTTGCTCTTGGCAACACATGTGGAATCTGTGATGACTTCTCCCCCTGGGTTTCGTGATTTACATCATATAGCACCCATAAGCTATCTTATCTatcaaaaaaaaagtatttgcTGAAGATGCCAAGCATAAAAgtcaaaaactcaaaatatcATACAATTAATCTTTTACTGTGATGTTTCCTTCAATAAAACTATCTAAAAAAGACTGATATTTGAACTAGCTAAATCGATTGCATATTCCTTCACCAAGTAAGTTTAAAACAACAATCGattgatttgaaaaaatcaaaaaa
Coding sequences within it:
- the LOC116244797 gene encoding uncharacterized protein LOC116244797, giving the protein MGLRKSQKVDLSEQQLVDCSHLYGNLGCDGGFNVQGLAYVRDHGITDTASYPYVAKNGQCKVHGGSFKISNIHSVVGCKNLEAAILERPVGVESMLPTGAVTHLVSSATVASISTITSCW